A DNA window from Streptomyces canus contains the following coding sequences:
- a CDS encoding tetratricopeptide repeat protein: protein MRDSHRAEAERLLGRAVEEEVRRSGGRVDGAVLLARARGSLDAMAQTAAEEYEAYTRALDESQAGQLTFRQRYSKEASGTPLLVAAVAALAAAVADLALGTDTGTALGAGVTVGVVAAAATVVKVAGSHLPAAHHRAGAIGQPGGPEQLRLQWLTALEVRGIRPFLDQQRVLSASTGPKKAGPRLRGTDKSAAARGRSVLEQSFGQLPEPISEFADRRAEMGRIRQWVQASRATTETRPTVVVLHGPPGSGRTALAVRAAHDLKDYFRGACVVDLRGDNPEESPLSTRDALLHLLNRLGAPREQLLFRERSSPDQQVKRLSELYHQHLTGLPVTIVLDDASDPEQVRALVPERSDSLVLVTAREPLGLPSDLAAQVHELPVAALDAAGAEELLDAAAQSATGPYDAQSADRIRELCGGLPLALRIAGSSLGPRSPRQLATDLGAYGPVGPVERVLWLRYTDQSEQARRLLRRLALAGRSSLGAAAAAALLATDETEATRHLVALARAGLIDHVRGSRYRVHDVVRAFAQARLLDEEEPAERTAAQERLIVNYADLADSVLRLVDGNMSTRSDRFSPHGFTSLDEALRWLDDESSFITAALRHAEGVNQGAVLNLLGALCDYCLLRGDLYRLGEISELAQAVDQGLLVRSVQWRTGIAARQLGELDKARTTLTSVVELYMEAHHDAGAARALCSLGITLHHQGHLTEAAAKLEEALALQSPPELATDRAWTMHALAAVERDRGRVAQAQDLLARSLVLHRAGESVHGEAWAHFQLGQLALRMGDVPGAETELRTALDLYGRTRDARGEAWALTQLARARLVAGDPSAAVDGLRQAASRHRDNEDARGEAWTVYYLGQALEETGNLDLAVRELERSRTMFSRMRDVYGLACARHHSARVTRDQRAAQTGSLRNSGFARQLLVDARADFQRIGVAHGEAWTCLELAVVDAGNGRTPQALALCDEAVALFASYGDQRGEDWARFLRCTLLPYAAPGGVEIGAAVAQEELADLGRREHGARDEKLDDYVGAYGLLLERGVNLDTGWQAWRLGMVPNRHAREVMGVAVAPARG from the coding sequence ATGCGGGACAGTCATCGGGCGGAGGCCGAACGGCTGTTGGGCCGGGCGGTGGAGGAGGAGGTGCGGCGTTCGGGCGGGCGGGTCGACGGGGCCGTACTGCTCGCGCGGGCCCGAGGATCACTGGACGCGATGGCGCAGACGGCCGCCGAGGAGTACGAGGCCTACACGCGCGCGCTGGACGAGTCGCAGGCCGGTCAACTCACCTTCCGGCAGCGGTACTCCAAGGAGGCGTCCGGAACTCCTCTGCTGGTGGCCGCGGTCGCCGCCCTGGCTGCCGCCGTGGCCGACCTGGCGCTCGGCACCGACACGGGCACCGCGCTGGGCGCGGGCGTGACCGTGGGCGTCGTGGCCGCGGCGGCGACCGTGGTGAAGGTGGCCGGCTCGCATCTGCCGGCCGCGCACCACCGGGCGGGCGCCATCGGCCAGCCCGGCGGCCCCGAGCAGCTCCGGCTCCAGTGGCTGACGGCCTTGGAAGTACGGGGCATCCGGCCCTTCCTCGACCAGCAGCGGGTGCTGAGCGCGTCGACGGGGCCGAAGAAGGCGGGCCCGCGGCTGCGCGGCACGGACAAGAGCGCGGCGGCTCGCGGCAGGAGCGTGCTGGAGCAGTCGTTCGGTCAACTTCCGGAGCCCATCAGCGAGTTCGCGGATCGCCGGGCGGAGATGGGCCGCATCCGGCAGTGGGTGCAGGCCTCGCGCGCGACCACCGAGACCCGGCCCACGGTGGTCGTGCTGCACGGACCGCCCGGCAGTGGCCGGACGGCACTCGCCGTACGGGCGGCGCACGACCTCAAGGACTACTTCCGCGGCGCCTGCGTCGTGGACCTGCGCGGCGACAACCCGGAGGAGTCCCCGCTCTCCACCCGGGACGCGCTGCTGCATCTGCTGAACCGGCTCGGTGCCCCGCGTGAGCAGCTGCTGTTCCGTGAGCGTTCCTCGCCCGACCAGCAGGTCAAGCGGCTGAGCGAGCTGTACCACCAGCATCTGACCGGTCTGCCGGTGACGATCGTGCTGGACGACGCCTCGGACCCCGAGCAGGTGCGCGCCCTCGTCCCCGAGCGTTCCGACAGCCTGGTCCTGGTCACCGCGCGCGAGCCGCTCGGCCTGCCGTCGGACCTCGCCGCCCAGGTGCACGAACTCCCCGTCGCCGCCCTGGACGCGGCGGGCGCCGAGGAGCTCCTGGACGCGGCCGCGCAGTCGGCCACCGGTCCTTATGACGCCCAGTCCGCCGACCGGATCAGGGAGCTGTGCGGCGGCCTGCCCCTGGCCCTGCGCATAGCGGGCTCGTCCCTCGGTCCTCGCTCCCCGCGCCAACTGGCCACCGATCTGGGCGCGTACGGCCCGGTCGGGCCCGTCGAACGCGTCCTGTGGCTCCGTTACACCGACCAGTCGGAGCAGGCCCGCCGGCTGCTGCGCCGTCTCGCGCTGGCCGGCCGGTCCTCGCTCGGCGCCGCCGCGGCCGCCGCGCTGCTGGCCACCGACGAGACGGAGGCGACGCGGCACCTGGTGGCGCTGGCGCGCGCGGGCCTGATCGACCACGTCCGCGGCAGCCGTTACCGCGTCCACGACGTGGTCCGCGCCTTTGCCCAGGCCAGACTGCTGGACGAGGAGGAACCGGCCGAGCGCACGGCCGCGCAGGAACGCCTCATCGTCAACTACGCCGACCTCGCCGACTCCGTGCTGCGCCTGGTCGACGGCAACATGTCGACCCGCTCGGACCGCTTCAGTCCGCACGGCTTCACCTCCCTCGACGAGGCGCTGCGCTGGCTGGACGACGAGTCGAGTTTCATCACGGCGGCGCTCAGGCACGCGGAGGGCGTCAACCAGGGGGCGGTCCTCAACCTCCTGGGCGCGCTGTGCGACTACTGCCTGTTGCGCGGCGACCTCTACCGCCTGGGCGAGATCAGCGAGTTGGCGCAGGCGGTGGATCAGGGGCTGCTGGTTCGCTCGGTGCAGTGGCGCACCGGTATCGCCGCCCGCCAGCTGGGCGAGCTGGACAAGGCGCGCACGACTTTGACCTCGGTGGTCGAGCTCTACATGGAGGCCCACCACGACGCGGGCGCCGCGCGCGCCCTGTGTTCCCTGGGCATCACCCTCCACCACCAGGGCCATCTGACCGAGGCTGCGGCGAAGCTCGAGGAGGCCCTGGCCCTCCAGTCACCTCCCGAACTGGCCACGGACCGCGCCTGGACCATGCACGCCCTGGCGGCGGTCGAACGCGACCGCGGCCGCGTCGCGCAGGCACAGGACCTGCTGGCCCGTTCCCTGGTCCTGCACCGCGCCGGCGAGTCCGTGCACGGCGAGGCCTGGGCTCACTTCCAGCTCGGCCAGCTGGCCCTGCGCATGGGCGACGTACCGGGCGCGGAGACGGAGCTGAGAACAGCGCTCGACCTGTACGGCCGCACCCGCGACGCCCGTGGTGAGGCGTGGGCGCTGACCCAGCTGGCGCGGGCCCGTCTGGTGGCCGGGGACCCGTCGGCGGCGGTGGACGGCCTGCGCCAGGCGGCCTCCCGCCACCGCGACAACGAGGACGCGCGCGGCGAGGCGTGGACGGTGTACTACCTGGGTCAGGCGTTGGAGGAGACGGGCAACCTGGATCTCGCGGTCCGTGAGCTGGAGCGCTCGCGGACGATGTTCTCCCGTATGCGGGACGTCTACGGTCTGGCCTGCGCCCGCCACCACTCGGCCCGTGTCACCCGCGACCAACGCGCCGCGCAGACGGGTTCGTTGCGCAACTCGGGTTTCGCCCGCCAGCTCCTGGTCGACGCCCGCGCCGACTTCCAGCGCATCGGTGTCGCCCATGGGGAGGCGTGGACCTGCCTCGAACTGGCGGTGGTGGACGCGGGCAACGGCCGTACCCCCCAGGCCCTCGCCCTGTGCGACGAGGCGGTGGCCCTGTTCGCTTCATACGGCGACCAGCGGGGCGAGGACTGGGCCCGCTTCCTGCGCTGCACCCTGCTGCCGTACGCGGCACCGGGCGGCGTGGAGATCGGCGCGGCGGTCGCCCAGGAGGAACTGGCGGACCTGGGCCGCCGGGAGCACGGGGCACGGGACGAGAAACTGGACGACTACGTGGGGGCGTACGGACTGCTGCTGGAGCGGGGCGTGAACCTGGACACCGGGTGGCAGGCATGGCGGCTCGGGATGGTGCCGAACCGGCACGCGCGGGAGGTCATGGGGGTGGCGGTGGCCCCGGCGCGGGGGTGA
- a CDS encoding thioredoxin domain-containing protein, whose amino-acid sequence MPNRLAHETSPYLLQHADNPVDWWPWSAEAFEEARKTNKPVLLSVGYSSCHWCHVMAHESFEDRATADFLNEHFVNIKVDREERPDVDAVYMEAVQAATGQGGWPMTVFLTPDAEPFYFGTYFPPSPRQGMPSFRQVLEGVRAAWTERRDEVAEVAGKIVRDLAGREISYGDSQAPGEEQLAAALLGLTREYDAQRGGFGGAPKFPPSMVVEFLLRHHARTGAEGALQMARDTCERMARGGIHDQLGGGFARYSVDRDWIVPHFEKMLYDNALLCRVYAHLWRSTGSDLARRVALDTADFMVRELRTNEGGFASALDADSDDGTGRHVEGAYYVWTPEQLREVLGEQDADLAAQYFGVIEEGTFEHGQSVLQLPQQDTVFEAEKIESIRRRLLDARAQRPAPGRDDKVVAAWNGLAIAALAETGAYFDRPDLVEAALGAADLLVRLHLDEQARLSRTSKDGQVGANAGVLEDYADVAEGFLALASVTGEGVWLDFAGFLLDHVLTRFTGPEGALFDTAADAERLIRRPQDPTDNAVPSGWTAAAGALLSYAAQTGAEPHRAAAEKALGVVKALGPRVPRFVGWGLAVAEAYLDGPKEVAIVGPALTDDATKALHRTALLGTAPGAVVAVGTPDSDELPLLADRILVNGEPTAYVCRHFTCEAPTTDAEALRVALGG is encoded by the coding sequence ATGCCGAACCGACTGGCCCACGAGACGTCCCCCTACCTCCTTCAGCACGCCGACAACCCCGTCGACTGGTGGCCCTGGTCGGCCGAGGCCTTCGAGGAGGCGCGGAAGACGAACAAGCCCGTCCTGCTGAGCGTCGGGTATTCGAGCTGCCACTGGTGTCACGTCATGGCTCACGAGTCGTTCGAGGACCGGGCCACCGCCGACTTCCTCAACGAGCACTTCGTCAACATCAAAGTCGACCGCGAGGAACGCCCCGACGTCGACGCCGTCTACATGGAGGCCGTGCAGGCCGCCACCGGGCAGGGCGGCTGGCCCATGACCGTGTTCCTCACGCCGGACGCCGAGCCCTTCTACTTCGGCACCTACTTCCCGCCCTCCCCCCGCCAGGGCATGCCCTCCTTCCGGCAGGTCCTCGAGGGTGTCCGGGCCGCCTGGACCGAGCGGCGGGACGAGGTCGCCGAGGTCGCCGGGAAGATCGTGCGGGATCTCGCCGGGCGGGAGATCTCCTACGGCGACTCGCAGGCACCCGGCGAGGAGCAGCTCGCCGCGGCTCTGCTCGGGCTGACGAGGGAGTACGACGCGCAGCGCGGCGGTTTCGGCGGGGCGCCGAAGTTCCCGCCGTCCATGGTGGTGGAGTTCCTGCTGCGCCACCACGCCCGCACCGGTGCCGAGGGCGCCCTGCAGATGGCCCGGGACACCTGCGAGCGCATGGCCCGTGGCGGCATCCACGATCAGCTCGGCGGCGGCTTCGCCCGCTACTCCGTCGACCGCGACTGGATCGTGCCGCACTTCGAGAAGATGCTGTACGACAACGCCCTGCTGTGCCGCGTCTACGCCCACCTGTGGCGGTCCACCGGCTCCGATCTCGCCCGCCGGGTCGCCCTCGACACCGCCGACTTCATGGTCCGTGAGCTGCGTACGAACGAGGGCGGGTTCGCCTCCGCGCTGGACGCCGACAGTGACGACGGGACGGGCAGGCACGTCGAGGGCGCGTACTACGTGTGGACGCCGGAGCAGTTGCGTGAGGTGCTCGGGGAGCAGGACGCCGACCTCGCCGCCCAGTACTTCGGCGTCATCGAGGAGGGCACGTTCGAGCACGGGCAGTCCGTCCTCCAGCTCCCTCAGCAGGACACCGTGTTCGAAGCCGAGAAGATCGAGTCGATCCGGCGGCGGCTCCTCGACGCACGTGCGCAGCGCCCCGCCCCCGGCCGGGACGACAAGGTCGTCGCCGCGTGGAACGGGCTCGCGATCGCCGCGCTCGCCGAGACCGGCGCCTACTTCGACCGTCCTGACCTGGTCGAGGCCGCTCTGGGGGCCGCCGATCTGCTCGTACGGCTGCATCTGGACGAGCAGGCCCGTCTGTCCCGTACCAGCAAGGACGGGCAGGTCGGTGCCAACGCCGGTGTGCTGGAGGACTACGCCGATGTCGCCGAGGGTTTCCTCGCGCTGGCGTCCGTGACCGGGGAGGGGGTCTGGCTCGACTTCGCCGGGTTCCTGCTCGACCATGTGCTGACGCGGTTCACCGGGCCCGAAGGGGCGCTGTTCGACACGGCCGCCGACGCCGAGCGGCTGATCCGCCGGCCGCAGGATCCGACCGACAACGCGGTGCCCTCCGGGTGGACGGCCGCGGCGGGGGCGCTGTTGTCCTACGCCGCGCAGACCGGGGCCGAGCCCCATCGTGCGGCCGCGGAGAAGGCACTCGGTGTGGTGAAGGCGCTCGGGCCCCGGGTGCCGCGGTTCGTCGGCTGGGGGCTGGCGGTGGCGGAGGCATACCTCGACGGGCCGAAGGAGGTCGCGATCGTGGGACCCGCGCTGACCGACGACGCCACAAAGGCCCTGCACCGTACGGCACTTCTGGGGACCGCTCCCGGTGCCGTGGTCGCGGTGGGGACGCCGGACAGCGATGAACTCCCGCTGCTCGCCGACCGGATCCTCGTCAACGGCGAACCCACCGCTTACGTCTGCCGGCACTTCACCTGTGAGGCGCCTACGACCGACGCGGAGGCGTTGCGGGTGGCGTTGGGCGGTTGA
- a CDS encoding Mut7-C RNAse domain-containing protein, with product MNGPEIHVEFAPGLAVFLASGRRRGPTALTTDGVSSLGHVVESTGVPLTEVGALRVNGREVSRSYVPVAGDSVEIRDVTRPQQIPGAPLRFLLDVHLGTLARRLRLLGVDTAYESTDIGDPALATRSATEKRVMLSRDRGLLHRRELWAGAFVYSTRPEDQLRDVLDRFRPELRPWTRCTACNGLLREATKEQVADRLEGGTERSYDVFAQCQECGRAYWKGAHHEQLEAIVANALAEVNRPTPPATPPRRS from the coding sequence GTGAACGGTCCCGAGATCCACGTCGAGTTCGCCCCCGGCCTGGCCGTGTTCCTCGCGAGCGGCCGCCGCCGGGGGCCCACCGCCCTCACCACCGACGGCGTCTCCTCCCTCGGCCACGTCGTCGAGTCGACCGGCGTCCCGCTCACCGAGGTCGGGGCCCTGCGGGTGAACGGCCGCGAGGTCTCGAGGTCCTACGTCCCCGTCGCGGGCGACTCCGTGGAGATCAGGGACGTCACCCGCCCCCAGCAGATCCCCGGCGCTCCCCTGCGCTTCCTTCTCGACGTCCACCTCGGCACCCTCGCCCGCCGCCTGCGCCTGCTCGGCGTGGACACGGCGTACGAGTCCACGGACATCGGCGACCCGGCCCTCGCCACCCGCTCCGCGACCGAGAAACGCGTCATGCTCAGCCGCGACCGGGGCCTCCTGCACCGCAGGGAACTCTGGGCGGGCGCCTTCGTCTACAGCACCCGCCCCGAAGACCAACTCCGCGACGTCCTGGACCGCTTCCGCCCCGAACTACGCCCCTGGACCCGCTGCACAGCCTGCAACGGCCTGCTGCGAGAGGCCACCAAGGAGCAGGTGGCGGACCGGCTGGAGGGCGGGACGGAACGGTCGTACGACGTCTTCGCCCAGTGCCAGGAGTGCGGCCGCGCCTACTGGAAGGGCGCACACCACGAACAGTTGGAGGCGATCGTGGCGAACGCCCTGGCGGAGGTCAACCGCCCAACGCCACCCGCAACGCCTCCGCGTCGGTCGTAG
- a CDS encoding TetR/AcrR family transcriptional regulator produces MTAARSPLSPADRPQLGLRERKKIKTREAIRTATYALIKEQGYDATTVEQIAERAEVSPSTVFRYFPTKEDIVLTDEYDPLMIEELRARPADEPWIDSVRHVMRLALDGTMAEDPESIRVRAHLGVQVPAVRARMLETMSETGRMLREALAERSGLAADSLQVRVYAMSLIGGLMEVSMYWAENGFEGDLRDLVDQALDVLDQGLPAQKP; encoded by the coding sequence ATGACGGCCGCACGCTCCCCTCTCTCTCCCGCCGACCGCCCCCAGCTGGGTCTTCGTGAGCGCAAGAAGATCAAGACCCGCGAGGCGATCCGCACCGCGACCTACGCGCTGATCAAGGAACAGGGCTACGACGCCACGACCGTCGAGCAGATCGCCGAGCGGGCCGAGGTGTCACCGTCGACCGTCTTCCGCTACTTCCCGACCAAGGAGGACATCGTCCTCACGGACGAGTACGACCCTCTGATGATCGAGGAACTGCGCGCCCGGCCCGCCGACGAGCCGTGGATCGACTCAGTGCGGCACGTGATGCGCCTGGCCCTCGACGGCACCATGGCGGAGGACCCCGAGTCGATCCGCGTCCGGGCCCACCTCGGGGTCCAGGTCCCCGCCGTCCGCGCCCGGATGCTCGAGACCATGTCGGAGACCGGGCGCATGCTCCGCGAGGCCCTCGCCGAACGCTCCGGCCTGGCCGCGGACAGCCTCCAGGTCCGCGTCTACGCGATGTCCCTCATCGGCGGCCTCATGGAGGTCTCCATGTACTGGGCGGAGAACGGCTTCGAGGGCGACCTGCGCGACCTCGTGGACCAGGCCCTGGACGTCCTGGACCAGGGCCTGCCGGCGCAAAAGCCCTGA